A region from the Agarivorans sp. Alg241-V36 genome encodes:
- a CDS encoding DUF3943 domain-containing protein: MIKPVAAALALTFSSASFAESSSTNLFPEVTLFNAANGEDQERLWSQTKLMFGLGAGVIGALYLMPESVTNWDKSEMGRGNMAQKWWDNVRQGPVWDDDHWAINYIGHPYFGGVYYQVARKSGYDQFNSFLYTTLMSTFYWEYGIEAFAEVPSIQDLIVTPIGGWLYGEWAYQTEQRIRAGGGEVMGSTRLGNASLFLLDPVESIGKGINRVTGNDTIKTGITFNTSNPVQTPSEVRAKESYYGFTLHFHY; this comes from the coding sequence ATGATAAAGCCTGTTGCTGCTGCCCTTGCCTTAACATTTAGCAGCGCTAGTTTTGCTGAAAGCAGCTCAACCAACCTATTCCCTGAAGTTACTCTATTTAACGCTGCAAATGGCGAAGACCAAGAGCGCCTATGGTCGCAAACTAAGTTAATGTTTGGGCTTGGAGCAGGAGTGATTGGTGCTTTATATCTAATGCCAGAATCCGTGACTAACTGGGATAAATCAGAAATGGGCCGCGGTAACATGGCGCAAAAATGGTGGGACAATGTAAGGCAAGGTCCGGTATGGGACGACGATCATTGGGCAATAAACTACATTGGCCACCCCTACTTTGGCGGTGTGTATTATCAAGTAGCCAGAAAAAGCGGTTACGACCAGTTCAACTCCTTTCTCTACACCACCCTTATGAGCACCTTTTACTGGGAATATGGTATTGAGGCCTTTGCAGAAGTACCGTCTATTCAAGATCTCATTGTTACGCCCATTGGCGGCTGGTTATATGGCGAATGGGCCTACCAAACCGAGCAGCGCATTCGCGCTGGTGGCGGTGAAGTAATGGGCTCTACTCGGTTGGGGAACGCTTCCTTGTTTTTGCTGGACCCAGTAGAAAGTATTGGTAAAGGTATTAACCGAGTTACCGGAAATGACACCATAAAAACGGGCATAACTTTTAACACCAGTAACCCGGTGCAAACTCCAAGTGAAGTTCGTGCTAAAGAATCCTACTACGGCTTCACTCTACATTTTCATTACTAG
- a CDS encoding alkyl sulfatase dimerization domain-containing protein, whose protein sequence is MKIIKSIKPISASLVSLAIAGTVSAAPNQYGMSLQQQLVTTSNGAVTAGPQAAVNAAWNVAEKQVNQISDGVYRIAGWGIGNIIALEGSGGWIIIDTGDNIQYASEQRAALEKKVGQPIKVAGILYTHSHYVHGAKAWRDENTQIFGHEDLTANLQADEGISILSGNFKTRAAIQFGMLHPQQGKDAFPSMLGFSPEKLSGESGFIPPDITFKDGEVETHTIAGIKVEVLPSQTDVLDSVAFYFPQHKLLVSNAMNDDSLFNLYTLRGDIYRDPMRLVKAADLALSRDIELHIDIHGAANIGKDNARQALEYFRDSMQLIHDQTYRGIAMGKDAQEIAEWIYLPESLRANQETYGQVESYAKQVYNARIGWMGWDVYDINPLPKQLQAQKTVEAMGGVEAVTSMAQQAQAKGDISSTQWSLFLTTQLQNMGALTETAKQTRADSARTLGQHTSSANARGFYISEALLQEGSISFAKQTITDYQQLSNSFGALDAQKLASSPLEANVHYLRYMLDTRLAEDKLLQFNLHFIDEDAHYAIALRNGVIAINQQTNQGKTFELTKQKWDQMLLGELAFSQLDKELKLVDQVIGR, encoded by the coding sequence ATGAAGATAATAAAGTCTATTAAGCCAATAAGTGCCAGCTTAGTCAGTTTAGCTATTGCTGGGACAGTGTCTGCTGCGCCTAATCAATACGGTATGTCTCTGCAACAACAGCTGGTTACCACTAGTAATGGCGCAGTTACCGCTGGTCCTCAAGCAGCAGTGAATGCCGCCTGGAATGTGGCCGAGAAACAAGTAAACCAAATTAGCGACGGTGTATATCGCATCGCAGGTTGGGGAATTGGCAACATCATTGCTTTAGAAGGGTCTGGTGGATGGATCATTATAGATACCGGAGACAACATTCAATATGCAAGCGAACAACGAGCAGCGCTAGAGAAAAAAGTAGGCCAGCCAATTAAAGTAGCCGGCATTCTCTACACCCACTCCCATTATGTGCATGGAGCCAAGGCTTGGCGGGATGAAAATACCCAAATTTTTGGACACGAGGATCTCACCGCTAACTTACAAGCAGACGAAGGCATAAGCATATTAAGCGGTAACTTTAAAACCAGAGCCGCCATTCAATTTGGCATGCTTCACCCTCAACAGGGTAAAGATGCATTCCCTAGCATGTTAGGTTTTAGTCCAGAGAAGCTTAGTGGTGAATCTGGGTTTATCCCACCCGACATAACCTTTAAAGACGGCGAAGTAGAAACTCACACCATTGCAGGGATTAAGGTAGAAGTATTGCCAAGCCAAACCGACGTTCTCGATTCTGTGGCATTTTATTTCCCGCAACATAAGTTGCTGGTATCTAATGCTATGAATGACGACAGCCTATTTAACCTTTATACCTTGCGAGGTGATATCTACCGAGACCCTATGCGCTTAGTGAAAGCGGCAGATTTAGCGCTAAGTCGCGATATAGAGTTGCATATAGACATTCACGGCGCCGCTAATATTGGTAAAGACAATGCCCGCCAAGCACTAGAGTACTTTAGAGACAGCATGCAACTTATTCATGACCAAACCTACCGAGGCATTGCTATGGGTAAAGATGCCCAAGAAATAGCAGAGTGGATCTACTTGCCAGAGAGCTTACGTGCCAATCAAGAAACCTATGGCCAAGTAGAGAGCTACGCCAAACAAGTATACAACGCTCGAATCGGCTGGATGGGTTGGGATGTCTACGATATCAACCCACTTCCCAAGCAGCTACAAGCGCAGAAAACCGTAGAAGCAATGGGCGGCGTGGAGGCCGTCACCAGCATGGCGCAACAAGCTCAGGCCAAAGGAGATATAAGCAGCACTCAGTGGAGTTTATTTTTAACCACGCAATTGCAAAACATGGGAGCATTAACAGAAACAGCCAAACAAACCCGTGCCGATAGCGCCCGAACACTTGGCCAACATACTAGCTCAGCTAACGCGCGTGGCTTCTACATTTCCGAAGCCTTATTACAGGAAGGAAGCATCAGTTTTGCTAAACAAACCATCACAGATTACCAGCAACTCAGCAATAGCTTCGGAGCCTTAGATGCGCAAAAGCTTGCTAGCTCGCCACTAGAAGCTAACGTTCACTATCTACGCTATATGCTTGATACCCGTTTGGCTGAAGATAAGTTGCTACAGTTTAATCTGCATTTTATAGATGAAGATGCGCATTATGCGATTGCGCTGAGAAACGGAGTAATTGCTATTAACCAGCAAACGAATCAAGGCAAAACCTTTGAGCTAACAAAACAAAAATGGGATCAAATGTTACTAGGTGAGTTGGCTTTCTCGCAGCTAGATAAAGAGCTAAAACTAGTTGACCAGGTTATCGGTCGCTAG
- a CDS encoding LysR family transcriptional regulator encodes MDKQLADLDLNLIKLLKVVVETKNTHQAAKVLGISQPSVSRGLAKLKETFGEQLVIRKAHGIEPSELAEKLAEAADDMLLPISKVIQAYQNFNPLEFDGEVSLAITPSLLEVFGSDIYLALETALPKAKIKLRFINANSLNHLLNARVDYIIQLGELSLPQEIYTHTLKRIKLAIVAREDHPVLSQSSELADIHHLPIVRMAPENQDSKNSTLQNFYSAKGYQANIVLDSHEVEIMTGKLKRSDAITYSSSFITHKNPELKCYPLPSNIPREYREIPVFGNYLQTRRGSPLSQLIHQLLSTCLNDFEQPEN; translated from the coding sequence ATGGATAAACAACTGGCCGATCTTGATTTAAACCTTATAAAGTTACTCAAGGTAGTTGTAGAAACCAAGAATACCCACCAAGCCGCTAAAGTTCTGGGCATTTCTCAGCCCAGTGTCAGCCGAGGTTTAGCCAAGCTAAAAGAAACCTTTGGTGAGCAATTAGTGATACGCAAGGCTCACGGTATAGAGCCCTCGGAGTTAGCCGAAAAACTGGCAGAAGCAGCCGACGACATGCTGTTACCCATCAGTAAAGTTATTCAGGCCTATCAAAACTTTAACCCCTTAGAATTTGACGGAGAAGTAAGCCTAGCGATCACCCCATCACTGTTAGAAGTGTTTGGTTCTGATATCTACCTAGCCTTAGAAACCGCCCTGCCGAAAGCAAAAATAAAGCTGAGATTTATTAACGCTAACAGCTTAAATCACTTACTTAATGCACGAGTTGATTACATTATCCAGCTCGGCGAACTAAGTTTACCGCAAGAGATCTATACCCATACCTTAAAACGTATAAAGTTAGCGATTGTGGCGAGGGAAGACCACCCAGTATTAAGCCAAAGCTCCGAATTAGCTGATATTCATCACTTGCCTATTGTTCGCATGGCACCTGAAAACCAAGATTCAAAAAACTCCACCTTGCAAAATTTTTATAGCGCCAAAGGTTACCAAGCCAATATAGTGTTGGATTCTCACGAAGTAGAGATAATGACAGGAAAGCTTAAGCGCTCTGATGCTATAACCTATTCAAGTAGCTTTATTACCCACAAGAACCCAGAGCTTAAATGCTATCCGCTGCCCAGTAACATTCCTCGCGAATATCGTGAAATACCGGTATTTGGCAACTACTTGCAAACCCGACGCGGCTCACCACTTAGCCAACTAATCCATCAATTACTTAGCACTTGTTTGAATGATTTTGAGCAACCCGAGAACTAA
- the secD gene encoding protein translocase subunit SecD, which translates to MRKQTRALNRYSLWHYLVILISLGFLMLNALPNIYAERPVIKVSTNPQGTPSELVGTQLYQWLNEEGIEISFAEVSDSQATLTLANTSEQQHAQAVLNKHLGEHAEVVIAMQSSGPAWLARLGLSPLQLGLDLRGGVQFLLEVDTQQAINESLAQQRGELNTLLREQGARGARVLNNEQQQLELSFPPRVAEQAMAALNAFQTNFPEHEVRQQQAGLFTINLAGNQDFHQALMMQNLQTLRDRVAALGITEAVVQRQGHNFIRIELPGVQDPAQAKRVIGATATISFHALSANGDVHQNASGDPVGIEARPILTGQKITNASAQFGEFGMPEVLINLDSAGGNRMSDFSRQNIGQPMATLYTEYLENEAGVLEQHSKVISVATIQAHLGSRFTITGMESAQATQDLALLLKAGSLSAPISIVEERLLGPSLGEQNISNGFAALALGMGLMLAFMLVWYRGLGLIANIALVLNLVCLIGLLSLVPGAVLTLPGIAGLVLTIGMATDTNVLIFERIKEERRRGLSEEMAVHHGYKNAFSTIFDANFTSLIIAAILFSVGFGPIKGFAITFGLGLLTSMFTGVYVSRSLVNLQLAWRRKAGLRQQQELA; encoded by the coding sequence GCTTTTTGATGCTCAATGCCTTACCCAATATTTATGCCGAACGGCCAGTGATTAAAGTAAGTACTAATCCACAAGGTACGCCTAGCGAGCTAGTGGGTACTCAGCTTTACCAGTGGTTGAATGAGGAAGGTATAGAGATAAGCTTTGCTGAAGTGAGTGATAGCCAGGCCACGCTCACTCTGGCCAATACCAGCGAGCAGCAGCACGCTCAAGCAGTATTAAACAAGCATCTTGGAGAGCATGCTGAAGTAGTTATTGCTATGCAGTCTAGTGGGCCAGCATGGTTAGCGCGCTTAGGCTTATCACCTTTGCAACTTGGCTTGGATTTACGTGGTGGTGTGCAATTCTTACTAGAAGTTGATACTCAACAAGCCATTAATGAGTCTTTGGCACAGCAACGAGGTGAACTAAATACGCTACTACGAGAACAAGGTGCGCGTGGCGCACGAGTGTTAAATAATGAGCAGCAACAACTTGAATTAAGCTTTCCTCCTAGAGTGGCAGAGCAGGCAATGGCAGCACTTAATGCCTTTCAAACCAACTTCCCTGAGCATGAGGTAAGGCAGCAACAAGCGGGTTTGTTCACCATTAACCTCGCTGGCAACCAAGATTTTCATCAAGCGCTGATGATGCAAAATTTGCAAACCTTGAGAGATCGCGTAGCAGCCCTTGGCATCACCGAGGCTGTAGTGCAGCGACAAGGACATAACTTCATAAGAATTGAGTTGCCTGGAGTACAAGACCCAGCGCAAGCAAAACGCGTTATCGGTGCCACTGCTACCATTAGCTTTCACGCACTTAGTGCTAACGGCGATGTTCATCAAAACGCTTCTGGCGACCCTGTTGGCATCGAAGCTAGACCAATTTTAACTGGCCAAAAGATTACTAATGCTAGTGCTCAGTTTGGTGAGTTTGGCATGCCTGAAGTGTTGATTAATTTAGACAGCGCTGGTGGCAACCGAATGTCTGACTTTAGCCGACAAAACATCGGTCAGCCAATGGCCACGCTCTATACCGAGTACTTAGAAAACGAAGCCGGCGTATTGGAGCAACATAGCAAGGTAATTAGCGTTGCGACCATACAAGCACATTTAGGTTCTAGGTTTACCATTACCGGTATGGAAAGCGCACAAGCTACCCAAGACTTAGCCTTATTGCTTAAAGCTGGCAGTTTGTCAGCACCTATTTCAATCGTAGAAGAGCGGCTATTGGGCCCCAGTTTAGGTGAGCAAAATATTAGTAATGGCTTTGCGGCTCTCGCCCTTGGTATGGGCTTAATGCTGGCCTTTATGTTGGTGTGGTATCGAGGCCTTGGCTTAATTGCAAACATCGCCTTGGTGCTTAACTTAGTTTGTCTGATTGGTTTGCTTTCTTTGGTGCCGGGGGCGGTGCTCACTTTGCCGGGCATTGCAGGCCTGGTGCTTACTATTGGTATGGCAACCGACACCAATGTACTCATTTTTGAACGAATAAAAGAAGAAAGACGCCGTGGTTTAAGTGAAGAAATGGCGGTACATCATGGCTACAAAAATGCTTTTAGCACTATTTTTGACGCCAACTTTACCTCACTTATTATTGCAGCAATTTTGTTTTCGGTAGGTTTTGGCCCAATTAAAGGCTTTGCCATTACCTTCGGCCTTGGCTTGTTAACGAGCATGTTTACTGGGGTATATGTGTCGCGATCTTTAGTTAATTTACAACTTGCTTGGCGTCGAAAGGCTGGGCTAAGACAACAGCAGGAGCTTGCATAA
- the secF gene encoding protein translocase subunit SecF produces the protein MKAWINRFSLTALRQGALNLSVVLVLASVVGLVTKGINFGVDFTGGVVTELATHYPPEQEQMAKQLDLLLVDGYSMSRSGANHWIIRQGLEMSEAVNANWHSQLPDAWQVELLGSSIIGPQVGSELFEMGGLAIFASLLAMMLYLSFRFEWRLALASVIALFHDVLLVLGLFAWLQIEFDLTVMAAVLAVIGYSLNDSIVIGDRIREYLRASSKVELDTQINRALASTMTRTLVTSGTTLLTVACIWLLAGAPLQAFAIALFSGIVIGTFSSVGIGATLPKVLGLQASDYQLIEPTKNGRVG, from the coding sequence ATGAAAGCTTGGATAAACCGTTTTTCGCTTACTGCATTGCGCCAAGGGGCATTGAACTTGTCTGTAGTGTTAGTTCTAGCTTCTGTAGTGGGTTTGGTCACAAAAGGAATTAACTTTGGCGTCGACTTTACCGGCGGAGTAGTGACCGAGTTAGCTACTCATTACCCGCCAGAGCAAGAGCAAATGGCCAAGCAATTAGATCTATTACTGGTCGATGGTTATTCAATGAGTCGCTCTGGCGCCAACCATTGGATCATTCGCCAAGGTTTGGAAATGAGTGAGGCGGTAAATGCCAATTGGCATAGCCAGCTACCCGATGCTTGGCAAGTAGAGTTGTTGGGCAGCTCGATTATTGGCCCGCAGGTAGGTAGTGAGTTGTTTGAAATGGGCGGTTTGGCAATTTTTGCTTCATTGCTGGCGATGATGCTGTATTTGTCGTTCCGCTTTGAGTGGCGATTAGCTTTAGCGTCGGTGATTGCGCTTTTTCACGATGTATTGCTGGTATTAGGTTTGTTTGCTTGGTTACAGATTGAATTCGATCTAACGGTAATGGCTGCTGTTCTGGCGGTGATTGGCTACTCCTTGAATGACTCGATAGTGATTGGCGACAGGATAAGAGAGTACTTACGGGCTAGCAGCAAAGTAGAACTCGATACTCAAATTAACCGTGCTTTAGCATCGACAATGACCCGTACTCTGGTGACATCTGGTACCACTTTATTAACCGTGGCTTGTATTTGGCTATTGGCCGGCGCACCGCTACAAGCTTTTGCTATCGCCTTATTTAGCGGGATTGTTATTGGCACCTTTTCCTCGGTAGGCATTGGTGCCACCTTGCCAAAAGTATTGGGCTTACAAGCGTCTGACTATCAGCTTATAGAGCCAACTAAAAACGGCCGAGTTGGCTAA